In Alkalicoccobacillus plakortidis, the genomic stretch CACGTATCTTTCACAAGGTTCTCCATCAAAATGATCTTTCCCGACAACTACGTGCTCTTTTCTATTAATTGGAACACTCAAGCGCTCATCAAACACATAACATTGTCCGTCCCAAAGCTCACCTTGAACCTCTGGATCTTTACCATAGCTAACAATGCCTCCATGAAGCTGAGATACATCTTCAAACCCTTCACGCTTTAACCAACCTGAAAACTTCTCGCACCGGATACCTCCTGTACAATACGTAAGCAGCTTTTTACCTTCAAGCATCTCTTTATTATCTCGCACCCAGTTTGGTAACTCGCGGAATGTGCGAATATCTGGCTTAATGGCACCACGGAAGTGACCAATCTCATATTCATAATCATTACGGGCATCGATAACCACTGTATTTTCATCCTGCATTTGTTCAAAAAATTCTTTAGGCTCAAGATATGTGCCTGTTTGCTCTTTAGGATTTATATCGTCTTCTAATGAAAGATTCACTAGTTCACTACGTGGACGCACGTGCATTTTCTTAAATGCGTGCTTATCCACTTCATCAATTTTAAACACAGTATCTGCAAAACGGGTATCTTCACGCATTGCTTTTATATAGTTCTCAGTTTGTTCAACTGTTCCGGAAACTGTTCCATTCACGCCTTCGTTAGCTACAAGAATACGACCTTTTAATCCAAGCTCTTTACAAAAAGCAAGATGCTCAGCCGAAAATTCTTCGGGATCCTCAATTGTTACATATTGATAATAAAGTAATACCTGATAAGACGTTTCTTCCATTTCATTTACCATTCATTAAACCACCTATTCATTTATATTTGCAGGATACAAATCTTAGGCTTGCCGGAACACTTATAGAATTCTGGCTTTCTAATCTTAATTCCTTGACGGCAATTATTTTAACAGATATATGGAGGATAATCCAGATTTCTTTCTAAGCAATTCTGATTTTCACATAATATTCATTGAAGAGGTTACATTAAAAAAGTTGCTTTGAGGTTTTAAGTTACCAATTTTGAGGAATATATAAGAGAACGAACATTTAGGAGGTAACAAACGTGGAAAAAGTATTTATTAGTCCAAGTCGGTATGTGCAAGGAAAGAATATTTTAGAAAGTGGCGCTAGCAGCTACATACAAAAGCTAGGTAAACATGCATTGCTTATCGCAGATGAATTTGTTTGGGAAATGGCCGGAAATAAACTCGTTGATACATTAAAAAACGATGGAATTGAATCAGAGAAAGTAACATTTGGTGGCGAATCTTCTCTAAACGAGATTGATCGAATTATCAAGTTAGGCAAAGAGAGCACGGCTGACCTAGTTATTGGACTAGGTGGAGGGAAAACTCTAGATACAGCAAAAGGTGTTGCTGATAAATTAGGTTACCCTGTAGCCATTATTCCAACTACGGCTTCAACGGATGCTCCAACTTCTGGTCTGTCCGTTATCTATTCAGATGAAGGTGTTTTTGAAACCTATTCCTTTTATGATAAGAACCCTGATCTAGTTATTGTTGATTCTCAAATCATTGCAGGTGCACCACCTCGCTTCCTTATCTCCGGAATTGCCGACGCCCTTGCGACATGGGTTGAAGCTCGTGCGGTTATGCAATCAAATGGACAGATTATGTCAGGTGGTCAGCCTACTATTGCTTGGACAGGCTATTGCTGAAAAAGCCGAAGAAGTTCTTTTTGAATATAGTATCCAAGCGGTTGAAGCAAACAAAAATAAACTTGTTACACCTGCATTGGAATCCATTATTGAAGCCAATACTTTATTAAGCGGACTTGGTTTTGAAACAGCTGGTTTGGCGGCAGCACACGCTATTCATAATGGTTTCACCGCTATTCACGGTGACATTCACAACCTCACTCATGGTGAGAAGGTAGCTTACGGAACGATTGCTCAGCTTATTCTAGAGAACAAAACACTCGATGAGCTAGACCGTTATCTTGAGTTATATATAGAATTAGGTCTACCTGTCACATTAGATGAGCTTCACCTTGCTGATGCAACAGATGAAGACTTGTTCAAAATTGCTGAGCTAGCAACTGCAGAAGGCGAAACCATTCACAACCTGCCACAAAAAGTAACAGCAGACGATGTTGTACAAGCCATTAAAGCAGTAGATGTTTATGCGAAGAGTTTTAAAGAGCGTTATGGCTTTGAATAAATAAAAATGAAACCACGTCCTGAGCGGGACGTGGTTTTTTTTGATTTTTGAGCGCTTATGAACTTTTTTTGAGCATTTCTAGTATTTTTGAGCACTACTTTTATTTTTTCGCGCATATAGTTTGATTTTTGCGCATTTATGATTTTTTTGAGCACTGCTCCTTGTTTTTTGAGCATAAGGACTTCCTTTTTGAGCACTACTCATAGAGGTCCTGATCATTACTTATTCTTTGTAATCGTTGGTCTTATTTTGATATGTGAAGCACTATATCCATTTGCAAAGCCAATGTATGAGTAACATCCTCTAACCTAATCATCCATTCATCTACATTCCCACGTTGGTAAGCAGCCTCAATTTCTGGATAGACTTCATCCGGATATAGCGCTGTAAAAGCCATGACAATCTGCGTTGTTACGTACCAGTTTGTTTCTATTTTTAATAAATGTTTAAAATATAAAAGTACATCTTGTCTATCTAATTCATTTGAAAAAACTAGGATAACTAAGGACCTGATTGCCTGGGCACGAGCATAAGGATACGCTTGATTTAATTCAATGACCAGCTTAATCATTGACAGGTTTCCATTGTAAACAGAGGCAAGAATTCGAGCACCATCATCCTGTAAAAAGTGAGCGAGTGGATGTTCCTCTTCTACTTCGTGCTGCATAAGGGATTCAATTAATAAAGGAAATAATTCCATCGCCTCAACATTATCTACCTTTATAATTCGCGTGCCATATCAATGAGTGGAGCTTGGTTCTCATAATAATTTGTAAGCAGGTCCTCTACATCAATTCCATTTATTTTTAAGCCTGTTACATGACAATTTTCTATAGACACATTGTTTAAGTGACAATGCTCAAACACTACATTTTGAATATTGGTATGTTCAATTTTAGTATTGGACCACTCTGTTTGTTGGTTGTATTTTTTTGGACTATGGATGAAACCAGAAAAAGAAATAAGATCTCTTTGTAGTGATTCTCTCTTTACGTTTGAATAATCATTCATCAAAAGCCCTCCCTGGTTATTTTCTGAGTTTTCTAATATTATACTCTGTTCGCCATTGTTCTGCAAAGAAAAAAATCCACCGCTACGATGGATTTTCCTGGATACGACCAAACCACTCATAGCGGTTTGTTGAAATAAATGTATATAGCGGCACGCCTAACTTGTCTACAAAAGGTAGAAACAACAATAGAGCGAGACCTGATGCCAAGGGGAGATTCAGCAATATTTTTCTGACAGTATAAAAACCAGTTTTGATCTCATTATCTGATGTCACCATATGAATCTCATCATACAAATGACGATTTTGTAAAAAACGGTACTTGGTTTCAGCGATTTTCTGAACTGATTGCCACTCAAATCGGTTAAACCAATCTAATTTGACAATCACTGCTTTAACCGATTGACAAAGTGGACATTCGGCATCATAAAAAACTATGTGTTTCTTTGCCATAAGTGCCTCCTTAGGATTTCCATAACCTTGTTACTGATAAGGGTTCTTCTCTATTTGCTGTGATTAAATAAACATCGGGATTACTTAAAGATTGCCATTCTCTAAATCCGAATCTTGAATCTACATAATTAAGCAATAAAGAAAGCAAGTTCCCATGAGTAACCACCGCTACTCTGTCATCTGGTCCATCTTTTATCTCGTTTATGACTTCTACAATACGCTCTTGAGCCTTATGACTAGACTCCCCTTCACCAATCACTTGATTCATATCAGAGAAGGATGATTCAAGTTTTTCTAGCCAATCATCTAATGGTTGCTTACTTAATACTCGTTCAGTTAGTCTCATGTCCAATGTTAATTCAAGCTCTTTTTGAACTCTAAAGGGTTCTATTGACTGAACTGCACGTGTAAAAGGACTTGAGATAATACGTTCAATATCTTCCTGCGAGAGAAACTCCGCTAATCCTTGCGCCTGCTGTTGCCCCTCATCTGTAAGCTCTGCGT encodes the following:
- a CDS encoding DUF1186 domain-containing protein translates to MELFPLLIESLMQHEVEEEHPLAHFLQDDGARILASVYNGNLSMIKLVIELNQAYPYARAQAIRSLVILVFSNELDRQDVLLYFKHLLKIETNWYVTTQIVMAFTALYPDEVYPEIEAAYQRGNVDEWMIRLEDVTHTLALQMDIVLHISK
- the trhO gene encoding oxygen-dependent tRNA uridine(34) hydroxylase TrhO translates to MEETSYQVLLYYQYVTIEDPEEFSAEHLAFCKELGLKGRILVANEGVNGTVSGTVEQTENYIKAMREDTRFADTVFKIDEVDKHAFKKMHVRPRSELVNLSLEDDINPKEQTGTYLEPKEFFEQMQDENTVVIDARNDYEYEIGHFRGAIKPDIRTFRELPNWVRDNKEMLEGKKLLTYCTGGIRCEKFSGWLKREGFEDVSQLHGGIVSYGKDPEVQGELWDGQCYVFDERLSVPINRKEHVVVGKDHFDGEPCERYVNCANPECNKQILSSVENEHKYMRGCTPECRVHPRNLYINKEHNLSEAEINARLGAIGEKRELNV
- a CDS encoding histidine phosphatase family protein; translation: MKSIYLIRHCSASGQEPDAELTDEGQQQAQGLAEFLSQEDIERIISSPFTRAVQSIEPFRVQKELELTLDMRLTERVLSKQPLDDWLEKLESSFSDMNQVIGEGESSHKAQERIVEVINEIKDGPDDRVAVVTHGNLLSLLLNYVDSRFGFREWQSLSNPDVYLITANREEPLSVTRLWKS
- a CDS encoding thiol-disulfide oxidoreductase DCC family protein; translated protein: MAKKHIVFYDAECPLCQSVKAVIVKLDWFNRFEWQSVQKIAETKYRFLQNRHLYDEIHMVTSDNEIKTGFYTVRKILLNLPLASGLALLLFLPFVDKLGVPLYTFISTNRYEWFGRIQENPS